Proteins from a single region of Fundulus heteroclitus isolate FHET01 chromosome 12, MU-UCD_Fhet_4.1, whole genome shotgun sequence:
- the bicdl1 gene encoding BICD family-like cargo adapter 1 isoform X2 gives MSAFCLDLQTSAVLSAPLELDSDCMEPRAGPGAEEPGGCQGHPPRQAGSGGLGTALEEELAMITGERGVDEELADLEAPAVGHNADMLLLFRQKEKDLVLAAKLGKALLERNQDLTKQYEKMHKDLCEKLEHLEQEKHELRRRFESREGEWEGRVAELETDVQHLQGELERHQVQLREVDRDKTKAISELSEQNHRLLEQLTRAAEVERQLSTQVHSLRDDFREKSTSTRQHMTRLETLQAEIKMLSERKMELERRVHAMIEENELLQNTMDDLRERTLVLEKQCHEKDLQLRQSQLELQEVQASHRQLAAKLAELTEEHSLQTLTPHPSNLLCEIEQSMEQEEQEQEREQLRLQLWEAYCEVRSLCSHLRGNDVTDSALSTDSSMDESSETSSVKDVPTGSLHTSLLELRRLTQNLLDGNESTGSRRSDEEALEEQVRKLGEELQEVRELYEAEQHKTRGSEEELLQLHNQMALLSVEIGSLREENERMRAMADVREPSEQLQSAIRDRDDAIAKKKAVEMELAKCKIDIMSLNSQLLDAIQQKLNLSQQLEAWQDDMHRVIDQQLMDKHQDEWRSVHASLSGSARSQSPRRARRISERDRRLFSFFKKN, from the exons ATGTCCGCTTTCTGCCTGGACCTGCAGACGTCTGCCGTGCTTTCAGCACCATTAGAGCTGGACAGCGACTGCATGGAGCCGCGGGCCGGCCCCGGCGCTGAGGAGCCCGGCGGCTGTCAGGGCCACCCGCCGCGGCAAGCTGGCTCCGGAGGCCTCGGCACGGCCTTGGAGGAGGAACTGGCCATGATCACCGGGGAGCGGGGAGTCGACGAGGAGCTGGCGGACCTGGAGGCGCCAGCAGTGGGGCACAACGCAGACATGCTGTTGCTCTTCcgacaaaaagaaaaggacttggttttagcagctaaactgggtaAAGCGCTGCTTGAGAGAAACCAAGATCTGACCAAGCAATATGAGAAAATGCACAAAGATCTCTGTGAGAAGTTGGAG CACTTGGAGCAGGAAAAGCACGAGTTACGACGGCGCTTCGAAAGTCGAGAGGGTGAGTGGGAGGGCCGCGTGGCCGAGCTGGAGACAGACGTCCAGCATCTACAGGGTGAGCTGGAGCGCCACCAGGTCCAGCTGAGGGAGGTGGACAGGGACAAGACCAAGGCCATCAGCGAACTCTCCgaacagaaccacaggctgCTGGAGCAACTCACTAGG GCTGCAGAGGTGGAGAGGCAGCTGTCCACTCAGGTCCATTCATTACGGGACGACTTCAGGGAGAAGAGCACGTCTACGCGGCAGCACATGACACGACTAGAGACTCTGCAGGCCGAG ATTAAGATGCTGTCGGAGAGGAAGATGGAGCTGGAGCGCAGGGTGCACGCCATGATCGAGGAGAACGAGCTGCTGCAGAACACCATGGATGACCTCCGAGAGAGGACGCTGGTGCTCGAGAAGCAGTGTCACGAGAAGGACCTTCAG TTGCGACAAAGCCAGTTGGAGCTTCAGGAGGTCCAGGCATCCCACAGACAACTGGCGGCTAAGCTGGCAGAGCTAACGGAGGAGCACAGTCTTCAAACCCTCACCCCCCACCCGTCCAACCTGCTGTGTGAGATAGAGCAGAGcatggagcaggaggagcaggagcaggagaggGAACAG CTGCGCCTGCAACTGTGGGAGGCCTACTGCGAGGTTCGCTCGCTCTGTTCCCACCTCCGGGGAAACGATGTCACAGACTCAGCACTGTCCACCGACTCCTCCATGGACGAGTCCTCGGAGACGTCCTCGGTCAAGGATGTGCCCACAGGGAGCCTTCACACCAGCCTGTTAGAGCTGCGCAGGCTAACGCAGAACCTGCTGGATGGGAACGAGTCTACG GGTTCGCGGCGCAGTGACGAGGAGGCCCTGGAGGAGCAGGTGAGGAAGCTGGGTGAGGAACTGCAGGAGGTCAGAGAGCTGTATGAAGCGGAGCAGCACAAAACACGCGGCAGTGAAgaggagctgctccagctgcacAACCAG ATGGCGCTGCTCTCCGTTGAGATCGGCTCTCTCCGGGAAGAGAACGAGCGGATGAGGGCGATGGCAGATGTCCGAGAGCCCAGTGAGCAGCTCCAGAGTGCCATCAGAGACAGAGACGATGCCATTGCCAA gaAGAAAGCTGTGGAAATGGAGCTGGCTAAATGTAAAATAGACATCATGTCTCTAAACAGCCAGCTTCTGGACGCCATCCAGCAGAAACTCAACCTGTCACAGCAGCTGGAGGCTTGGCAG GACGATATGCACAGAGTGATTGACCAGCAGCTGATGGACAAGCATCAGGACGAGTGGCGCTCGGTCCACGCCTCGCTGTCCGGGTCAGCGAGGAGTCAGTCCCCGAGACGAGCCCGCCGCATCTCTGAGCGGGACAGGagacttttctcttttttcaaaaagaacTGA
- the bicdl1 gene encoding BICD family-like cargo adapter 1 isoform X1: MSAFCLDLQTSAVLSAPLELDSDCMEPRAGPGAEEPGGCQGHPPRQAGSGGLGTALEEELAMITGERGVDEELADLEAPAVGHNADMLLLFRQKEKDLVLAAKLGKALLERNQDLTKQYEKMHKDLCEKLEHLEQEKHELRRRFESREGEWEGRVAELETDVQHLQGELERHQVQLREVDRDKTKAISELSEQNHRLLEQLTRAAEVERQLSTQVHSLRDDFREKSTSTRQHMTRLETLQAEQGLEIKMLSERKMELERRVHAMIEENELLQNTMDDLRERTLVLEKQCHEKDLQLRQSQLELQEVQASHRQLAAKLAELTEEHSLQTLTPHPSNLLCEIEQSMEQEEQEQEREQLRLQLWEAYCEVRSLCSHLRGNDVTDSALSTDSSMDESSETSSVKDVPTGSLHTSLLELRRLTQNLLDGNESTGSRRSDEEALEEQVRKLGEELQEVRELYEAEQHKTRGSEEELLQLHNQMALLSVEIGSLREENERMRAMADVREPSEQLQSAIRDRDDAIAKKKAVEMELAKCKIDIMSLNSQLLDAIQQKLNLSQQLEAWQDDMHRVIDQQLMDKHQDEWRSVHASLSGSARSQSPRRARRISERDRRLFSFFKKN; the protein is encoded by the exons ATGTCCGCTTTCTGCCTGGACCTGCAGACGTCTGCCGTGCTTTCAGCACCATTAGAGCTGGACAGCGACTGCATGGAGCCGCGGGCCGGCCCCGGCGCTGAGGAGCCCGGCGGCTGTCAGGGCCACCCGCCGCGGCAAGCTGGCTCCGGAGGCCTCGGCACGGCCTTGGAGGAGGAACTGGCCATGATCACCGGGGAGCGGGGAGTCGACGAGGAGCTGGCGGACCTGGAGGCGCCAGCAGTGGGGCACAACGCAGACATGCTGTTGCTCTTCcgacaaaaagaaaaggacttggttttagcagctaaactgggtaAAGCGCTGCTTGAGAGAAACCAAGATCTGACCAAGCAATATGAGAAAATGCACAAAGATCTCTGTGAGAAGTTGGAG CACTTGGAGCAGGAAAAGCACGAGTTACGACGGCGCTTCGAAAGTCGAGAGGGTGAGTGGGAGGGCCGCGTGGCCGAGCTGGAGACAGACGTCCAGCATCTACAGGGTGAGCTGGAGCGCCACCAGGTCCAGCTGAGGGAGGTGGACAGGGACAAGACCAAGGCCATCAGCGAACTCTCCgaacagaaccacaggctgCTGGAGCAACTCACTAGG GCTGCAGAGGTGGAGAGGCAGCTGTCCACTCAGGTCCATTCATTACGGGACGACTTCAGGGAGAAGAGCACGTCTACGCGGCAGCACATGACACGACTAGAGACTCTGCAGGCCGAG CAAGGGCTAGAA ATTAAGATGCTGTCGGAGAGGAAGATGGAGCTGGAGCGCAGGGTGCACGCCATGATCGAGGAGAACGAGCTGCTGCAGAACACCATGGATGACCTCCGAGAGAGGACGCTGGTGCTCGAGAAGCAGTGTCACGAGAAGGACCTTCAG TTGCGACAAAGCCAGTTGGAGCTTCAGGAGGTCCAGGCATCCCACAGACAACTGGCGGCTAAGCTGGCAGAGCTAACGGAGGAGCACAGTCTTCAAACCCTCACCCCCCACCCGTCCAACCTGCTGTGTGAGATAGAGCAGAGcatggagcaggaggagcaggagcaggagaggGAACAG CTGCGCCTGCAACTGTGGGAGGCCTACTGCGAGGTTCGCTCGCTCTGTTCCCACCTCCGGGGAAACGATGTCACAGACTCAGCACTGTCCACCGACTCCTCCATGGACGAGTCCTCGGAGACGTCCTCGGTCAAGGATGTGCCCACAGGGAGCCTTCACACCAGCCTGTTAGAGCTGCGCAGGCTAACGCAGAACCTGCTGGATGGGAACGAGTCTACG GGTTCGCGGCGCAGTGACGAGGAGGCCCTGGAGGAGCAGGTGAGGAAGCTGGGTGAGGAACTGCAGGAGGTCAGAGAGCTGTATGAAGCGGAGCAGCACAAAACACGCGGCAGTGAAgaggagctgctccagctgcacAACCAG ATGGCGCTGCTCTCCGTTGAGATCGGCTCTCTCCGGGAAGAGAACGAGCGGATGAGGGCGATGGCAGATGTCCGAGAGCCCAGTGAGCAGCTCCAGAGTGCCATCAGAGACAGAGACGATGCCATTGCCAA gaAGAAAGCTGTGGAAATGGAGCTGGCTAAATGTAAAATAGACATCATGTCTCTAAACAGCCAGCTTCTGGACGCCATCCAGCAGAAACTCAACCTGTCACAGCAGCTGGAGGCTTGGCAG GACGATATGCACAGAGTGATTGACCAGCAGCTGATGGACAAGCATCAGGACGAGTGGCGCTCGGTCCACGCCTCGCTGTCCGGGTCAGCGAGGAGTCAGTCCCCGAGACGAGCCCGCCGCATCTCTGAGCGGGACAGGagacttttctcttttttcaaaaagaacTGA
- the bicdl1 gene encoding BICD family-like cargo adapter 1 isoform X3 has translation MSAFCLDLQTSAVLSAPLELDSDCMEPRAGPGAEEPGGCQGHPPRQAGSGGLGTALEEELAMITGERGVDEELADLEAPAVGHNADMLLLFRQKEKDLVLAAKLGKALLERNQDLTKQYEKMHKDLCEKLEHLEQEKHELRRRFESREGEWEGRVAELETDVQHLQGELERHQVQLREVDRDKTKAISELSEQNHRLLEQLTRAAEVERQLSTQVHSLRDDFREKSTSTRQHMTRLETLQAEQGLEIKMLSERKMELERRVHAMIEENELLQNTMDDLRERTLVLEKQCHEKDLQLRQSQLELQEVQASHRQLAAKLAELTEEHSLQTLTPHPSNLLCEIEQSMEQEEQEQEREQLRLQLWEAYCEVRSLCSHLRGNDVTDSALSTDSSMDESSETSSVKDVPTGSLHTSLLELRRLTQNLLDGNESTGSRRSDEEALEEQVRKLGEELQEVRELYEAEQHKTRGSEEELLQLHNQMALLSVEIGSLREENERMRAMADVREPSEQLQSAIRDRDDAIAKKKAVEMELAKCKIDIMSLNSQLLDAIQQKLNLSQQLEAWQFASSGLFTVWLLWFLI, from the exons ATGTCCGCTTTCTGCCTGGACCTGCAGACGTCTGCCGTGCTTTCAGCACCATTAGAGCTGGACAGCGACTGCATGGAGCCGCGGGCCGGCCCCGGCGCTGAGGAGCCCGGCGGCTGTCAGGGCCACCCGCCGCGGCAAGCTGGCTCCGGAGGCCTCGGCACGGCCTTGGAGGAGGAACTGGCCATGATCACCGGGGAGCGGGGAGTCGACGAGGAGCTGGCGGACCTGGAGGCGCCAGCAGTGGGGCACAACGCAGACATGCTGTTGCTCTTCcgacaaaaagaaaaggacttggttttagcagctaaactgggtaAAGCGCTGCTTGAGAGAAACCAAGATCTGACCAAGCAATATGAGAAAATGCACAAAGATCTCTGTGAGAAGTTGGAG CACTTGGAGCAGGAAAAGCACGAGTTACGACGGCGCTTCGAAAGTCGAGAGGGTGAGTGGGAGGGCCGCGTGGCCGAGCTGGAGACAGACGTCCAGCATCTACAGGGTGAGCTGGAGCGCCACCAGGTCCAGCTGAGGGAGGTGGACAGGGACAAGACCAAGGCCATCAGCGAACTCTCCgaacagaaccacaggctgCTGGAGCAACTCACTAGG GCTGCAGAGGTGGAGAGGCAGCTGTCCACTCAGGTCCATTCATTACGGGACGACTTCAGGGAGAAGAGCACGTCTACGCGGCAGCACATGACACGACTAGAGACTCTGCAGGCCGAG CAAGGGCTAGAA ATTAAGATGCTGTCGGAGAGGAAGATGGAGCTGGAGCGCAGGGTGCACGCCATGATCGAGGAGAACGAGCTGCTGCAGAACACCATGGATGACCTCCGAGAGAGGACGCTGGTGCTCGAGAAGCAGTGTCACGAGAAGGACCTTCAG TTGCGACAAAGCCAGTTGGAGCTTCAGGAGGTCCAGGCATCCCACAGACAACTGGCGGCTAAGCTGGCAGAGCTAACGGAGGAGCACAGTCTTCAAACCCTCACCCCCCACCCGTCCAACCTGCTGTGTGAGATAGAGCAGAGcatggagcaggaggagcaggagcaggagaggGAACAG CTGCGCCTGCAACTGTGGGAGGCCTACTGCGAGGTTCGCTCGCTCTGTTCCCACCTCCGGGGAAACGATGTCACAGACTCAGCACTGTCCACCGACTCCTCCATGGACGAGTCCTCGGAGACGTCCTCGGTCAAGGATGTGCCCACAGGGAGCCTTCACACCAGCCTGTTAGAGCTGCGCAGGCTAACGCAGAACCTGCTGGATGGGAACGAGTCTACG GGTTCGCGGCGCAGTGACGAGGAGGCCCTGGAGGAGCAGGTGAGGAAGCTGGGTGAGGAACTGCAGGAGGTCAGAGAGCTGTATGAAGCGGAGCAGCACAAAACACGCGGCAGTGAAgaggagctgctccagctgcacAACCAG ATGGCGCTGCTCTCCGTTGAGATCGGCTCTCTCCGGGAAGAGAACGAGCGGATGAGGGCGATGGCAGATGTCCGAGAGCCCAGTGAGCAGCTCCAGAGTGCCATCAGAGACAGAGACGATGCCATTGCCAA gaAGAAAGCTGTGGAAATGGAGCTGGCTAAATGTAAAATAGACATCATGTCTCTAAACAGCCAGCTTCTGGACGCCATCCAGCAGAAACTCAACCTGTCACAGCAGCTGGAGGCTTGGCAG TTTGCCTCCTCAGGGCTCTTTACTGTTTGGCTCTTGTGGTTTCTGATCTAG